Proteins found in one Desulfovibrio sp. genomic segment:
- the thrB gene encoding homoserine kinase — protein sequence MSSKPDLTAAPAMPAPCITLIGMAGAGKSTVGSALAQELGWAFVDSDHLIEAAYGARLQDITDTLGKAAFLDTEGKVICAIKANRTVIATGGSVIYRDAAMRHLAALGPVVYIDVPFHLIEERIARNPERGIAMNPGEKLEDIFNERKALYTYYATLRCPAEGKNPAQCARWIRDHLPEGFLKGDAA from the coding sequence ATGTCCAGCAAGCCGGATTTAACAGCAGCCCCAGCGATGCCAGCCCCCTGTATAACCCTTATAGGCATGGCAGGTGCGGGTAAATCCACCGTGGGTTCAGCCCTGGCACAGGAGCTGGGATGGGCTTTTGTTGATAGCGACCACCTGATTGAAGCAGCCTACGGCGCACGTCTGCAAGACATTACCGACACCTTGGGCAAGGCAGCTTTTCTGGATACCGAAGGCAAGGTAATCTGCGCCATCAAGGCCAACCGAACTGTCATAGCCACAGGCGGCAGCGTCATCTACCGCGATGCGGCCATGCGGCATCTGGCTGCGCTTGGGCCTGTCGTCTATATTGATGTGCCCTTTCATCTGATTGAAGAACGCATCGCCCGCAATCCTGAACGCGGCATCGCCATGAATCCCGGCGAGAAGCTCGAGGATATCTTTAACGAACGCAAGGCCCTGTACACATATTATGCAACCTTGCGCTGCCCCGCCGAGGGTAAAAATCCGGCCCAGTGCGCGCGCTGGATTCGCGATCATCTGCCGGAGGGCTTTTTGAAAGGCGATGCCGCCTGA
- a CDS encoding translation initiation factor 2 encodes MRKILALILTLGLTTGGCAWFGGSSSTDEEIKPAQPQEQTAAPEPAPAPVAPAKDAKGKKGKTKAEKTAEVKPVATKKGAKTEAQVAAELTMVGNRLAAQAARTVMPSKSSREVRQDGKDYVGTYIDVDSSNVTTELRPSPTGQYVGFIRYQERVMDCRGKTRQEAMSTASCEQVKARNINELIRFDGSTWQY; translated from the coding sequence ATGCGTAAGATTCTGGCACTCATTCTCACGTTGGGGTTGACCACTGGCGGTTGCGCCTGGTTTGGCGGCTCTTCTTCCACTGATGAAGAAATAAAGCCCGCTCAGCCGCAGGAACAGACTGCAGCCCCTGAACCGGCCCCGGCCCCTGTGGCTCCTGCCAAGGACGCCAAGGGCAAGAAGGGTAAAACCAAGGCCGAAAAAACGGCTGAAGTTAAACCCGTTGCCACCAAAAAAGGCGCGAAGACCGAAGCTCAGGTCGCCGCCGAGCTCACCATGGTGGGCAACAGGCTGGCTGCCCAGGCTGCCCGCACGGTGATGCCTTCCAAGTCGTCCAGGGAAGTGCGCCAGGATGGGAAGGATTACGTGGGGACCTACATTGATGTGGACTCTTCCAACGTGACCACTGAATTGCGCCCCAGCCCCACCGGCCAGTACGTCGGCTTTATCCGGTATCAGGAAAGGGTGATGGATTGCCGTGGCAAGACCCGTCAGGAAGCTATGTCTACTGCTTCTTGCGAACAGGTCAAGGCACGCAACATCAACGAACTGATCCGTTTTGACGGTTCGACCTGGCAGTATTAG
- a CDS encoding OmpA family protein, whose protein sequence is MKSFRLLALAAALVLSYAVAAAAAPACNKKIESFDFVVDYSGSMMMKNDKLKQDKILVAKNVLTRINAAIPALSYNGGLHTLSPNGAIIAQGPWDRAAMAAGLKKLSSNFDIFGRMTSMGNGLQAYEPFISSMKRDAALILVTDGDNNRGTDLVQVVSQMYASQRNLVVHVISLADTPNGEATIKKIGALNSNAVVVRGEELATSDAAVERFVLSVFCKDEDVIVLRGVHFAFNSYALDGKAMGILNEAATLIKNNPNKRVVLSGWTDFVGSDAYNMKLSQERASSVKNYLVKQGIPSSRMTAIGRGKSFKYDNKTDEGRAMNRRTEVSFE, encoded by the coding sequence ATGAAATCGTTTCGTCTTCTTGCTCTTGCGGCCGCTCTTGTTCTGAGCTACGCCGTGGCCGCTGCGGCCGCTCCGGCTTGTAACAAGAAAATTGAGAGCTTCGACTTCGTAGTGGACTATTCTGGTTCCATGATGATGAAGAACGACAAGCTGAAGCAGGACAAGATTCTTGTGGCCAAAAATGTGCTCACGCGCATTAACGCCGCTATCCCCGCTCTGAGCTACAATGGTGGCTTGCATACCCTTTCGCCCAACGGCGCCATCATTGCCCAGGGTCCTTGGGATCGCGCCGCCATGGCCGCTGGCCTCAAGAAGCTGAGCAGCAACTTCGATATTTTTGGCCGCATGACCAGCATGGGCAACGGCCTGCAGGCGTATGAACCCTTCATCTCCAGCATGAAGCGCGACGCCGCCCTGATCCTCGTGACCGACGGCGACAACAACCGCGGTACCGACCTCGTGCAGGTTGTGAGCCAGATGTACGCCAGCCAGCGTAACCTGGTTGTGCATGTGATCTCCCTGGCCGACACCCCCAACGGTGAAGCCACCATCAAAAAGATTGGTGCCCTGAACTCCAACGCCGTTGTGGTGCGTGGTGAAGAACTGGCCACCAGCGATGCCGCTGTTGAACGCTTTGTGCTTTCCGTGTTCTGCAAGGACGAAGACGTCATCGTGCTGCGCGGCGTGCACTTCGCTTTCAATTCCTATGCTCTTGACGGCAAGGCCATGGGCATCCTGAACGAAGCCGCCACCCTGATCAAGAACAACCCCAACAAGCGCGTTGTTCTCTCCGGCTGGACCGACTTTGTGGGTTCCGATGCTTACAACATGAAGCTTTCGCAGGAACGCGCCAGCTCCGTGAAGAACTACCTCGTGAAGCAGGGCATCCCCTCCAGCCGCATGACCGCCATTGGCCGCGGCAAGTCCTTCAAGTATGACAACAAGACCGACGAAGGTCGCGCCATGAACCGGCGCACCGAAGTGTCCTTCGAGTAA